One Streptomyces fagopyri DNA window includes the following coding sequences:
- the ileS gene encoding isoleucine--tRNA ligase: MTTPTYRQVPAQVDLPALEHAVLDFWREQKIFAKSLEQSEGRPEWVFYEGPPTANGMPGAHHIEARVFKDVFPRFRTMRGYHVARKAGWDCHGLPVELAVEKELGFTGKQDIEAYGIAEFNARCRESVTRHTDAFTDLTNRMGYWVDLDDAYRTMDPEYVESVWWSLKEIFNKGLLVQDYRVAPWCPRDETGLSDHELAQGYETIVDPSVYVRFPLTSGPLAGEAALLVWTTTPWTLVSNTAVAVHPTVTYVVATNGEEKLVVAEPLVGKALGEGWETTGETFTGAEMERWTYQRPFELVEFPEPAHYVVNAEYVTTEDGTGLVHQSPAFGEDDLKVCRAYGLPVVNPVRRNGTFEEDLPLVGGVFFKKADEKLTEDLQDRGLLFKHVPYEHSYPHCWRCHTALLYYAQPSWYIRTTAVKDRLLQENEKTNWFPESVKHGRFGDWLNNNIDWALSRSRYWGTPLPLWRCENDHLTCVGSRAELTELTGTDQSELDPHRPYIDAVTFTCPQCEETATRVPEVIDAWYDSGSMPFAQWGYPYKNKEIFESRYPAQFISEAIDQTRGWFYTMMAVGTLVFDKSSYENVVCLGHILAEDGRKMSKHLGNILQPIPLMDQHGADAVRWFMAAGGSPWAARRVGHGTIQEVVRKTLLTYWNTVAFQALYARTSGWAPSGADPAPADRPVLDRWLLSELHALTDQVTQALEAYDTQRAGKLLSAFVDDLSNWYVRRSRRRFWQGDKAALRTLHEVVETVTRLMAPLTPFITERVWQDLVAPVTPDAPESVHLSSWPEPDLSAIDPALSRQMVLVRRLVELGRATRAESGVKTRQPLSRALIAATGFDSLDPELHAQITEELNVSGLASLSEVGGSLVDTTAKANFRALGKRFGKGVQAVAKAIAETDAAALSLALREGTAAVLVDGETVTLAPDEVIITETPREGWSVASDSGATVALDLEITEELRQAGLARDAIRLIQEARKNSGLDVADRIALRWTSTDPAVIAALSEHSDLIADEVLATDFAQGQAEDTYGAPFTDESLSLTFRLHKA, from the coding sequence ATGACAACGCCGACGTACCGCCAGGTGCCCGCCCAGGTCGACCTGCCCGCCCTCGAGCACGCCGTGCTCGATTTCTGGCGCGAGCAGAAGATCTTCGCCAAGAGCCTCGAGCAGTCCGAGGGACGCCCTGAATGGGTGTTCTACGAGGGTCCGCCCACCGCGAACGGCATGCCGGGAGCGCACCACATCGAGGCGCGCGTCTTCAAGGACGTCTTCCCGCGCTTCCGCACCATGCGCGGCTACCACGTGGCCCGCAAGGCCGGCTGGGACTGCCACGGCCTGCCGGTGGAGCTCGCCGTGGAGAAGGAGCTCGGCTTCACGGGCAAGCAGGACATCGAGGCGTACGGCATCGCCGAGTTCAACGCCAGGTGCCGCGAGTCCGTGACCCGTCACACCGACGCCTTCACCGACCTCACGAACCGCATGGGCTACTGGGTCGACCTGGATGACGCGTACCGCACGATGGACCCCGAGTACGTGGAGTCCGTGTGGTGGTCGCTGAAGGAGATCTTCAACAAGGGCCTGCTGGTCCAGGACTACCGCGTCGCGCCGTGGTGCCCCCGTGACGAGACGGGCCTGTCGGACCACGAACTGGCGCAGGGCTACGAGACGATCGTCGACCCCTCCGTCTACGTCCGTTTCCCGCTCACCTCCGGTCCGCTGGCCGGCGAGGCCGCGCTCCTGGTGTGGACGACGACCCCCTGGACGCTGGTCTCCAACACCGCGGTCGCCGTGCACCCGACCGTCACCTACGTGGTCGCCACGAACGGCGAGGAGAAGCTCGTCGTCGCCGAGCCGCTCGTCGGGAAGGCGCTCGGCGAGGGCTGGGAGACCACCGGTGAGACGTTCACCGGGGCCGAGATGGAGCGCTGGACGTACCAGCGTCCCTTCGAGCTGGTGGAGTTCCCCGAGCCCGCCCACTACGTCGTGAACGCGGAGTACGTGACGACCGAGGACGGTACGGGCCTGGTCCACCAGTCCCCCGCCTTCGGTGAGGACGACCTCAAGGTCTGCCGCGCGTACGGACTGCCGGTGGTGAACCCCGTCCGCCGGAACGGCACCTTCGAGGAGGACCTTCCGCTCGTCGGCGGTGTCTTCTTCAAGAAGGCGGACGAAAAGCTCACCGAGGACCTCCAGGACCGCGGACTGCTCTTCAAGCACGTCCCCTACGAGCACAGCTACCCGCACTGCTGGCGCTGCCACACCGCGCTCCTGTACTACGCGCAGCCGTCCTGGTACATCCGCACCACCGCCGTCAAGGACCGCCTCCTCCAGGAGAACGAGAAGACCAACTGGTTCCCGGAGTCGGTCAAGCACGGCCGCTTCGGCGACTGGCTGAACAACAACATCGACTGGGCGCTGTCCCGCAGCCGCTACTGGGGCACCCCGCTCCCGCTGTGGCGCTGCGAGAACGACCACCTCACCTGTGTCGGCTCCCGCGCGGAGCTGACCGAGCTGACCGGCACCGACCAGTCCGAGCTGGACCCGCACCGCCCGTACATCGACGCCGTCACGTTCACCTGCCCGCAGTGCGAGGAGACGGCGACCCGCGTCCCCGAGGTCATCGACGCCTGGTACGACTCGGGCTCGATGCCGTTCGCGCAGTGGGGCTACCCGTACAAGAACAAGGAGATCTTCGAGAGCCGCTACCCGGCGCAGTTCATCTCGGAGGCCATCGACCAGACGCGCGGCTGGTTCTACACGATGATGGCGGTCGGCACGCTCGTCTTCGACAAGTCGTCCTACGAGAACGTGGTGTGCCTGGGCCACATCCTCGCCGAGGACGGCCGCAAGATGTCGAAGCACCTGGGCAACATCCTGCAACCGATCCCGCTGATGGACCAGCACGGCGCCGACGCGGTGCGCTGGTTCATGGCGGCCGGCGGCTCCCCCTGGGCGGCCCGCCGTGTCGGCCACGGCACCATCCAGGAGGTCGTCCGCAAGACCCTCCTGACCTACTGGAACACGGTCGCCTTCCAGGCCCTGTACGCCCGCACCTCCGGCTGGGCGCCCAGTGGGGCGGACCCGGCCCCGGCCGACCGCCCGGTCCTCGACCGCTGGCTCCTCTCCGAGCTGCACGCCCTCACCGACCAGGTCACCCAGGCGCTGGAGGCCTACGACACCCAGCGCGCCGGAAAGCTCCTCTCGGCGTTCGTCGACGACCTGTCCAACTGGTACGTACGCCGCTCGCGACGCCGCTTCTGGCAGGGCGACAAGGCCGCGCTGCGCACGCTGCACGAGGTCGTCGAGACCGTGACGCGCCTGATGGCCCCGCTGACCCCGTTCATCACCGAGCGGGTCTGGCAGGACCTGGTCGCGCCGGTCACGCCGGACGCCCCCGAGTCCGTACACCTGTCGTCGTGGCCGGAGCCGGACCTGTCCGCCATCGACCCCGCGCTGTCGCGGCAGATGGTGCTGGTCCGCCGTCTCGTCGAGCTCGGCCGCGCCACCCGCGCGGAGTCGGGCGTCAAGACCCGCCAGCCGCTGTCCCGTGCGCTGATCGCGGCGACCGGCTTCGACTCGCTCGACCCCGAACTGCACGCGCAGATCACGGAGGAGCTGAACGTCAGCGGCCTCGCCTCGCTCTCCGAGGTCGGCGGCTCGCTGGTCGACACCACCGCCAAGGCCAACTTCCGCGCGCTCGGCAAGCGCTTCGGCAAGGGCGTCCAGGCCGTCGCGAAGGCGATCGCCGAGACGGACGCGGCGGCGCTCTCCCTGGCCCTGCGCGAGGGCACGGCCGCGGTGCTGGTCGACGGTGAGACGGTCACCCTGGCTCCCGACGAGGTCATCATCACGGAAACCCCGCGCGAGGGCTGGTCGGTTGCCTCCGACTCCGGCGCCACGGTCGCCCTCGACCTGGAGATCACCGAGGAACTGCGGCAGGCGGGCCTCGCCCGCGACGCGATCCGCCTCATCCAGGAGGCCCGCAAGAACAGCGGCCTCGACGTGGCCGACCGGATCGCGCTGCGCTGGACGTCCACCGACCCGGCCGTCATCGCGGCGCTGTCCGAGCACTCCGACCTCATCGCCGACGAGGTCCTCGCCACGGACTTCGCCCAGGGTCAGGCCGAGGACACCTACGGCGCCCCGTTCACCGACGAGTCCCTGTCGCTGACCTTCCGCCTGCACAAGGCGTAG
- a CDS encoding TraR/DksA C4-type zinc finger protein has protein sequence MVAKKTAVQQSASGRSTGPAAKDVGDRKSAQGAPAEHGSGTAPVSRAAGTAARKTVAEKTATKRTVAEKSVLEEPAPRAGATAKGGAPKRAAGSTAGKSSGTAKKATGAARQGTGTARKSTSRAKKTAASAAEDAASAAKTTGAPTVVAKKTPGTATAAGKPTALPKARISAVEPGELAVRPGEDPWTPQEVADARAELQSEALRLSTEITSSEESLAGLMRDSGDGAGDDQADTGTKNITRESEMALAANAREMLVQTERALEKLDAGTYGLCENCGDPIGKARMQAFPRATLCVECKQKQERR, from the coding sequence ATGGTGGCGAAAAAGACCGCCGTACAGCAGTCGGCGTCCGGAAGATCCACGGGTCCGGCGGCCAAGGACGTGGGTGACAGGAAGAGCGCACAGGGAGCACCGGCGGAGCACGGCAGCGGTACGGCGCCGGTGAGCAGGGCCGCCGGGACAGCCGCCAGGAAGACCGTCGCCGAGAAGACGGCCACCAAGAGGACGGTGGCCGAGAAGTCCGTTTTGGAGGAACCGGCACCGCGGGCGGGCGCCACCGCGAAGGGCGGGGCCCCGAAGAGGGCTGCCGGGAGCACGGCCGGGAAGAGTTCCGGTACGGCCAAGAAGGCCACCGGTGCGGCGAGGCAGGGCACGGGCACGGCGAGGAAGAGCACGAGCAGGGCGAAGAAGACGGCCGCTTCCGCGGCCGAGGACGCGGCTTCGGCCGCGAAGACGACGGGAGCTCCGACGGTGGTTGCGAAGAAGACCCCTGGCACGGCCACGGCGGCCGGGAAGCCCACCGCGCTCCCCAAGGCGCGGATCTCCGCGGTGGAGCCCGGCGAACTCGCGGTGCGCCCGGGTGAGGACCCCTGGACCCCGCAGGAGGTGGCGGACGCGCGCGCGGAGCTGCAGTCCGAGGCGCTGCGGCTGAGCACCGAGATCACGTCGTCGGAGGAGTCGCTCGCGGGCCTGATGCGCGACTCCGGGGACGGCGCGGGCGACGACCAGGCGGACACCGGCACGAAGAACATCACCCGCGAGTCGGAGATGGCGCTGGCGGCCAACGCGCGCGAGATGCTCGTCCAGACCGAGCGCGCCCTGGAGAAGCTCGACGCGGGCACGTACGGGCTCTGCGAGAACTGTGGCGACCCCATCGGCAAGGCCCGGATGCAGGCCTTCCCGCGCGCCACCCTGTGCGTCGAATGCAAGCAGAAGCAGGAACGCCGGTAG
- a CDS encoding mechanosensitive ion channel family protein: protein MENVLRPVIVVGGSVVLALLIGWSVDRLLRRVDDRHSETSLWGLLRRGRIPFQLVLFAALLRGSYDEAKLLVEHRIGIGRTLTLILIGAAAWLVVSIATAVVDTSYSRYANTHRDPARVRRVRTQVALIQRVVTAVVGVVAIAAMLLTFPAMRAAGASLLASAGILGIVAGVAAQSTLANLFAGLQIAFGDMVRLGDTVVVDGEWGTVEEITLTFLTVRTWDERRITMPVSYFTSKPFENWSRGTPQMTGTVFFHLDHSAPVEAMREELRDILRECPAWDGRDYGLAVTDSTPNTIQVRALVTAKDADDIWTVRVTVRERMIRWLTEQHPHALPRVNTAEAVLPPGQLPGPAHTEPDGAATTRHNHAHSPGPPRTGPGRG from the coding sequence ATGGAGAACGTACTGCGCCCGGTGATCGTCGTCGGCGGCTCGGTCGTGCTCGCACTGCTCATCGGGTGGTCCGTGGACCGCCTGTTGCGCCGGGTGGACGACCGTCACAGCGAGACCTCCCTGTGGGGTCTGCTCCGTCGCGGCCGCATCCCCTTCCAGCTGGTCCTGTTCGCGGCCTTGCTCAGAGGCTCCTACGACGAGGCGAAGCTGCTGGTCGAGCACCGGATCGGCATCGGCCGGACCCTGACCCTGATCCTGATCGGCGCCGCCGCCTGGCTGGTGGTGAGCATCGCGACGGCGGTCGTCGACACCTCGTACTCCCGCTACGCGAACACGCACCGCGATCCGGCGCGGGTGCGCCGGGTGCGCACGCAGGTCGCGCTGATCCAGCGGGTGGTCACCGCGGTCGTCGGCGTCGTCGCGATCGCCGCGATGCTGCTCACCTTCCCGGCGATGCGCGCGGCCGGCGCCTCACTGCTCGCCTCGGCCGGCATCCTCGGCATCGTCGCCGGTGTCGCCGCCCAGTCCACGCTCGCGAACCTCTTCGCCGGACTGCAGATCGCCTTCGGCGACATGGTGCGTCTCGGTGACACGGTCGTGGTGGACGGCGAGTGGGGCACGGTCGAGGAGATCACCCTGACCTTCCTGACGGTCCGGACCTGGGACGAGCGCCGGATCACCATGCCGGTCTCGTACTTCACCTCGAAGCCCTTCGAGAACTGGTCGCGCGGCACCCCCCAGATGACCGGCACCGTCTTCTTCCACCTCGACCACAGCGCGCCGGTGGAGGCCATGCGGGAGGAGCTGCGGGACATCCTGCGGGAGTGCCCGGCCTGGGACGGCCGTGACTACGGCCTGGCGGTCACGGACTCGACGCCGAACACCATCCAGGTCCGCGCCCTGGTCACCGCCAAGGACGCGGACGACATCTGGACGGTACGGGTCACCGTGCGCGAGCGGATGATCCGGTGGCTGACCGAGCAGCACCCCCATGCCCTCCCCCGCGTCAACACAGCGGAAGCGGTACTGCCGCCCGGGCAGCTCCCCGGCCCGGCCCACACCGAACCCGACGGCGCGGCGACCACCCGCCACAACCACGCCCACTCCCCCGGCCCCCCGCGCACCGGACCGGGCCGCGGCTGA
- a CDS encoding Na+/H+ antiporter, with the protein MDQLALLFMLLLGAVVSVPVGDRFGLPAPVLMTLLGIALAVLDFVPDVDIRPDLILPLLLPPLLYASVRRTSWRQFTANKRPIFTLAVALVFLTTAAVAVVANTIVPGLPLAAAVALGALVAPPDPVAATAVAGQLGLPRRLVSILEGEGLFNDVTAIVLYHVAIAAVVSGSFSPWRAGLDLVLSAVVAVAVGLGLGWAANKLMDLLGDATLQVGLTLLVPYAAYVLAEELHGSGVLAVLTTALFLAEYATDADDVMTRLAGHTFWDVVDTLVTGVAFGLIGLELHNAIRTAAGRWGEMLGWAAAVVAVVVLVRLAWLLPATWLTKRLHAKRDYDEEIPTSWRETVVMWWSGMRGVASVALALAVPLKMDDGSPFPDRDEIVFIAFGVIMATLVLQGLTLPWLVRRLGVRADADVEKAFEKELAIRAAKAAKRRLKEIEEVEELPEEVSEQLLRRAFDIGTRISPDLGDEERREAYEQRARRIKRIRRIQAEMMSAARHEVLSARSEPGADPEIVDRVLRHLDVRSLR; encoded by the coding sequence GTGGACCAGTTGGCCCTGTTGTTCATGCTGTTGCTCGGGGCCGTGGTGAGCGTCCCGGTGGGGGACCGCTTCGGGCTGCCGGCACCGGTGCTGATGACGCTCCTCGGGATCGCGCTGGCCGTGCTGGACTTCGTGCCCGACGTGGACATCCGGCCGGACCTGATCCTGCCCCTGCTGTTGCCGCCGCTGCTGTACGCGTCGGTGCGGCGGACGTCCTGGCGACAGTTCACCGCCAACAAGCGGCCGATCTTCACGCTGGCCGTGGCGCTGGTGTTCCTCACCACCGCGGCGGTGGCGGTCGTCGCCAACACGATCGTGCCGGGGCTGCCGCTCGCCGCCGCCGTGGCGCTGGGCGCGCTCGTGGCACCGCCCGACCCGGTCGCCGCGACCGCCGTGGCGGGACAGCTCGGGCTGCCCCGCCGGCTGGTGTCGATCCTGGAGGGCGAGGGGCTCTTCAACGACGTGACGGCCATCGTGCTCTACCACGTCGCGATCGCCGCCGTCGTGAGCGGGTCGTTCTCGCCGTGGCGGGCCGGGCTCGACCTGGTGCTGTCCGCCGTCGTCGCGGTCGCCGTGGGGTTGGGCCTGGGGTGGGCCGCGAACAAGCTGATGGACCTGCTCGGTGACGCCACGCTTCAGGTCGGGCTGACGCTGCTGGTGCCCTACGCCGCGTACGTACTGGCGGAGGAGCTGCACGGCTCCGGTGTGCTCGCCGTGCTCACCACCGCGCTGTTCCTCGCGGAGTACGCGACCGACGCCGACGACGTCATGACACGGCTCGCCGGGCACACGTTCTGGGACGTGGTGGACACGCTCGTCACCGGGGTCGCGTTCGGACTGATCGGGCTGGAGCTGCACAACGCGATCCGGACGGCGGCCGGACGGTGGGGGGAGATGCTCGGGTGGGCGGCCGCGGTCGTCGCGGTCGTCGTGCTCGTACGGCTGGCGTGGCTGTTGCCGGCGACGTGGCTGACGAAACGGCTGCACGCGAAACGGGACTACGACGAGGAGATCCCCACGTCGTGGCGGGAGACCGTCGTGATGTGGTGGTCGGGGATGCGGGGGGTCGCCTCCGTGGCCCTCGCGCTGGCGGTTCCGCTGAAGATGGACGACGGGTCGCCGTTCCCCGACCGGGACGAGATCGTGTTCATCGCGTTCGGCGTGATCATGGCGACGCTCGTGCTGCAGGGACTCACGCTGCCGTGGCTCGTCAGACGGCTCGGGGTGCGGGCCGACGCGGACGTGGAGAAGGCCTTCGAGAAGGAGCTGGCGATCCGGGCCGCCAAGGCCGCCAAGCGGAGACTGAAGGAGATCGAGGAGGTCGAGGAGCTGCCGGAGGAGGTGTCCGAACAGTTGCTGCGGCGCGCCTTCGACATCGGGACGCGGATCAGTCCGGACCTGGGAGACGAGGAGCGGCGCGAGGCGTACGAGCAGCGGGCACGACGGATCAAGCGGATCCGGCGGATCCAGGCGGAGATGATGAGCGCGGCCCGGCACGAGGTGCTGTCCGCGCGCAGTGAGCCGGGGGCCGACCCGGAGATCGTGGACCGGGTGCTGCGGCATCTGGACGTGCGCAGCCTGCGCTGA
- the lspA gene encoding signal peptidase II, protein MAEAERIIGTPDSPGAAGSGPEQSDGNTTPGDRSGPGEPSPAERSGADGTASPAGPPRGRRRIAVLFTVAVLAYALDLGSKLLVVAKLEHHAPIEIVGDWLQFEAIRNAGAAFGFGEAFTVIFTMIAAAVIIVIARLARKLYSLPWAIALGLLLGGALGNLTDRIFRSPGIFEGAVVDFIAPKHFAVFNLADSAIVCGGILIVLLSFRGLDPDGTVHKD, encoded by the coding sequence GTGGCAGAGGCGGAGCGCATCATCGGTACGCCGGATTCCCCAGGAGCGGCGGGGTCCGGGCCGGAGCAGTCCGACGGGAACACGACGCCGGGCGACCGCTCCGGCCCCGGCGAGCCGTCCCCGGCCGAGCGGTCCGGGGCGGACGGTACGGCGTCCCCGGCCGGGCCGCCGAGGGGCAGGCGCAGGATCGCGGTCCTGTTCACGGTCGCCGTACTGGCGTACGCCCTCGACCTCGGCAGCAAGCTGCTCGTGGTCGCCAAGCTGGAGCACCACGCCCCGATCGAGATCGTCGGGGACTGGCTTCAGTTCGAGGCCATCCGCAACGCGGGCGCCGCCTTCGGCTTCGGCGAGGCGTTCACGGTCATCTTCACGATGATCGCCGCCGCGGTGATCATCGTGATCGCCCGGCTCGCGCGCAAGCTCTACAGCCTGCCCTGGGCGATCGCGCTCGGGCTGCTGCTGGGCGGCGCGCTGGGCAACCTCACCGACCGGATCTTCCGCTCACCCGGCATCTTCGAGGGCGCGGTCGTCGACTTCATCGCGCCGAAGCACTTCGCCGTCTTCAACCTGGCCGACTCGGCGATCGTGTGCGGCGGCATCCTCATCGTGCTGCTGTCCTTCCGCGGGCTGGACCCGGACGGCACCGTCCACAAGGACTGA
- a CDS encoding GNAT family N-acetyltransferase — MTVPYTLRVAEDTADREACFAVRKEVFVGEQGVDEDIEYDAYDSGALHVLAVRDDGTPLGTGRLLHGEAAAAKTGGDPRAGSLGRLAVKKEARGLGVGVALVGAIEDAARARGLTSVDLHAQTHALGFYERLGYVAYGEEFLDAGIDHRAMRKTL; from the coding sequence ATGACCGTCCCGTACACGCTGCGGGTGGCCGAGGACACCGCCGACCGTGAGGCGTGCTTCGCGGTGCGCAAGGAGGTCTTCGTCGGTGAACAGGGTGTGGACGAGGACATCGAGTACGACGCCTACGACTCCGGCGCCCTGCATGTGCTGGCCGTCCGTGACGACGGGACTCCGCTGGGCACCGGGCGGCTCCTGCACGGCGAGGCCGCCGCCGCGAAGACCGGCGGCGACCCGCGGGCCGGCTCGCTGGGACGGCTCGCCGTGAAGAAGGAGGCGCGCGGGCTCGGCGTGGGGGTCGCCCTCGTCGGCGCCATCGAGGACGCGGCTCGCGCGCGGGGACTCACGTCGGTCGATCTGCACGCGCAGACCCACGCGCTGGGCTTCTACGAGCGGCTCGGATACGTGGCGTACGGCGAGGAGTTCCTCGACGCGGGGATCGACCACCGGGCGATGCGCAAGACCTTGTGA
- a CDS encoding RluA family pseudouridine synthase, with protein sequence MSTIPEIRTLPVPDGLEGERVDAVISRMFGFSRTKAAELAAAGKVTVDGSVVGKSERLHGGAWLEVEMPQAPAPVQIVAEPVEGMEIVHDDDDIVVIVKPVGVAAHPSPGWTGTTVIGGLAAAGYRISTSGAAERQGIVHRLDVGTSGLMVVAKSERAYTSLKRQFKERTVDKRYHALVQGHPDPMSGTIDAPIGRHPNHDYKWAVTAEGKPSVTHYDLIEAFRAASLLDIKLETGRTHQIRVHMSAHRHPCVGDLTYGADPTLAKRLGLTRQWLHAVRLGFEHPGDGQWVEFGSDYPEDLEKALGRVREESNA encoded by the coding sequence GTGAGCACGATTCCCGAGATCCGTACCCTGCCCGTGCCCGACGGCCTGGAGGGCGAGCGCGTCGACGCCGTCATCTCCCGGATGTTCGGCTTCTCCCGCACGAAGGCCGCCGAGCTCGCCGCGGCGGGGAAGGTCACGGTCGACGGCTCGGTGGTCGGCAAGTCGGAGCGGCTGCACGGCGGTGCGTGGCTGGAGGTGGAGATGCCGCAGGCTCCCGCCCCCGTCCAGATCGTCGCCGAGCCCGTCGAGGGCATGGAGATCGTGCACGACGACGACGACATCGTCGTGATCGTCAAGCCGGTCGGCGTGGCCGCCCACCCGAGCCCCGGCTGGACGGGCACGACCGTGATCGGCGGCCTCGCGGCGGCCGGGTACCGGATCTCGACCTCGGGCGCCGCCGAGCGCCAGGGCATCGTGCACCGGCTGGACGTCGGCACCTCCGGGCTGATGGTCGTCGCCAAGTCCGAACGCGCGTACACGTCGCTCAAGCGGCAGTTCAAGGAGCGCACGGTCGACAAGCGCTACCACGCGCTGGTCCAGGGCCATCCCGACCCCATGAGCGGCACCATCGACGCGCCCATCGGACGGCACCCGAACCACGACTACAAGTGGGCGGTCACGGCCGAGGGCAAGCCCTCCGTGACGCACTACGACCTGATCGAGGCGTTCCGCGCGGCCTCCCTGCTCGACATCAAGCTGGAGACCGGGCGCACCCACCAGATCCGCGTCCACATGTCGGCCCACCGCCACCCGTGCGTCGGAGACCTGACCTACGGCGCCGACCCCACGCTCGCCAAGCGTCTCGGTCTCACCCGGCAGTGGCTGCACGCGGTCCGGCTCGGCTTCGAGCACCCGGGGGACGGCCAGTGGGTGGAGTTCGGGAGCGACTATCCCGAGGACCTGGAGAAGGCCCTCGGCAGGGTGCGTGAGGAGAGCAACGCATGA